The following coding sequences are from one Ovis canadensis isolate MfBH-ARS-UI-01 breed Bighorn chromosome 7, ARS-UI_OviCan_v2, whole genome shotgun sequence window:
- the VPS18 gene encoding vacuolar protein sorting-associated protein 18 homolog, with translation MASILDEYEDSLSRSTVLQPGCPSVGIPHSGYVNAQLEKEEPIFTKQRIDFTPSERITSLVVSCNQLCMSLGKDTLLRIDLGKANEPNHMELGRKDDAKVHKMFLDPTGSHLLIALSSTEVLYVNRNGQKVRPLARWKGQLVESVGWNKALGTESSTGPILVGTAQGQIFEAELSASEGGLFGPAPDLYFRPLYVLNEEGGPAPVCSLEAERGPEGRGFVIATTRQRLFQFIGRVAEGAEAQGFSGLFAAYADHPPPFREFPSSLGYSELAFYTPKLRSAPRAFAWMMGDGVLYGSLDCGRPDSLLSEERVWEYPEGVGPGASPPLAIVLTQFHFLLLLADRVEAVCTLTGQVVLRDRFLEKFGPLKHMAKDPSTGHLWAHSERAVFRYHVQREARDVWRTYLDMNRFDLAKEYCRERPDCLDTVLAREADFCFRQRRYLESARCYALTQSYFEEIALKFLEARQEEALAEFLQRKLANLKPAERTQATLLTAWLTELYLSRLGALQGDPDALNLYRETRERFRSFLSSPRHKEWLFASRASIHELLASHGDTEHMVYFAVIMQDYERVVAYHCQHEAYEEALAVLARHRDPQLFYKFSPILIRHIPRQLVDAWIEMGSRLDARQLIPALVNYSQGGEAQQVSQAIRYMEFCVNVLGETEQAIHNYLLSLYARGQPASLLAYLEQAGASPHRVHYDLKYALRLCAEHGHHRACVHVYKVLELYEEAVDLALQVDVDLAKQCADLPEEDEELRKKLWLKIARHVVQEEEDVQTAMACLASCPLLKIEDVLPFFPDFVTIDHFKEAICSSLKAYNHHIQELQREMEEATASAQRIRRDLQELRGRYGTVEPQDKCATCDFPLLNRPFYLFLCGHMFHADCLLQAVRPGLPAYKQARLEELQRKLGAAPPPAKGSARAKEAEGGAAAGGPSREQLKADLDELVAAECVYCGELMIRSIDRPFIDPQRYEEEHLSWL, from the exons ATGGCGTCTATCCTGGATGAATACGAGGATTCCCTGTCCCGCTCGACCGTCTTGCAGCCCGGCTGCCCCAGCGTGGGCATCCCCCACTCGG GATATGTGAATGCCCAGCTAGAGAAGGAAGAACCCATCTTCACAAAGCAGCGCATTGACTTTACCCCTTCCGAGCGCATCACCAGTCTTGTCGTCTCCTGCAATCAGCTCTGCATGAGCCTCGGCAAGGATACACTACTCCG CATTGACTTGGGCAAAGCAAATGAACCCAACCACATGGAGCTGGGGCGCAAGGATGATGCCAAAGTTCACAAGATGTTCCTGGACCCCACTG GCTCTCATCTGCTGATCGCTCTGAGCAGCACTGAGGTCCTCTATGTGAATCGTAATGGACAGAAGGTTCGGCCCCTGGCACGCTGGAAGGGGCAGCTGGTGGAGAGTGTGGGCTGGAATAAGGCCCTGGGCACCGAGAGCAGCACTGGCCCCATCCTAGTCGGCACCGCCCAAGGGCAGATCTTCGAAGCAGAGCTTTCCGCCAGCGAGGGTGGGCTCTTTGGCCCTGCCCCGGATCTCTACTTCCGTCCATTGTACGTGCTAAATGAAGAAGGGGGCCCAGCACCTGTGTGCTCCCTTGAGGCTGAGCGGGGCCCTGAAGGGCGCGGTTTTGTCATCGCCACCACTCGGCAGCGCCTCTTCCAGTTCATAGGCCGAGTGGCGGAGGGAGCTGAGGCCCAGGGTTTCTCGGGGCTCTTTGCTGCCTATGCTGACCACCCACCCCCATTCCGTGAGTTCCCCAGCAGTCTGGGCTACAGCGAGCTGGCCTTTTACACCCCCAAATTGCGCTCTGCGCCCCGGGCCTTCGCCTGGATGATGGGAGATGGCGTGTTGTATGGATCGTTGGACTGCGGGCGTCCGGACTCCCTGCTGAGTGAGGAGCGGGTCTGGGAGTACCCAGAGGGGGTGGGCCCCGGGGCCAGCCCGCCCCTGGCCATCGTCCTGACCCAGTtccacttcctgctgctgctggcagACCGGGTGGAAGCAGTGTGCACGCTGACGGGGCAGGTGGTGCTGCGGGACCGCTTCCTGGAGAAGTTCGGGCCGCTGAAGCACATGGCGAAGGACCCCTCCACCGGCCACCTGTGGGCCCACTCCGAGCGGGCTGTCTTCCGCTACCACGTACAGCGGGAGGCACGGGATGTCTGGCGCACCTACCTAGACATGAACCGCTTCGACCTGGCCAAGGAGTATTGTCGAGAGCGGCCTGACTGCCTGGACACAGTCCTGGCCCGGGAGGCCGACTTCTGCTTCCGCCAGCGTCGCTACCTGGAGAGCGCCCGCTGCTATGCCCTGACTCAGAGCTACTTTGAAGAGATTGCCCTTAAGTTCTTGGAGGCCCGACAGGAGGAGGCGCTGGCCGAGTTCCTGCAGCGAAAACTGGCTAATTTGAAGCCTGCCGAACGAACCCAGGCAACCCTGCTGACCGCCTGGCTGACGGAGCTCTACTTGAGCCGGCTCGGGGCTCTGCAGGGTGACCCCGATGCCCTGAACCTCTACCGGGAAACCCGTGAGCGCTTCCGCTCCTTCCTCAGCAGCCCTCGCCACAAGGAGTGGCTTTTCGCCAGCCGGGCCTCCATCCACGAGCTCTTGGCCAGCCACGGGGACACGGAACACATGGTGTACTTCGCTGTGATCATGCAGGACTACGAGCGCGTGGTGGCTTACCACTGCCAGCATGAGGCCTACGAGGAGGCCTTGGCCGTGCTGGCCCGCCACCGTGACCCCCAGCTCTTCTACAAGTTCTCGCCCATCCTCATCCGTCACATCCCTCGCCAGCTGGTGGATGCCTGGATTGAGATGGGCAGCCGGCTGGATGCCCGGCAGCTCATCCCTGCCCTGGTGAACTATAGCCAAGGTGGTGAGGCCCAGCAGGTGAGCCAAGCCATCCGCTACATGGAGTTCTGCGTGAACGTGCTGGGCGAGACCGAGCAGGCCATTCACAATTACCTGCTGTCGCTCTATGCCCGGGGCCAGCCAGCCTCACTGCTGGCCTACCTGGAGCAGGCCGGGGCCAGCCCGCACCGCGTGCACTATGATCTCAAGTATGCGCTGCGGCTCTGCGCTGAGCATGGCCACCACCGTGCTTGTGTCCATGTCTACAAGGTCCTGGAGCTGTATGAGGAGGCTGTGGACTTGGCCCTGCAG GTTGACGTGGACCTGGCCAAGCAGTGTGCTGACCTGCCTGAGGAAGACGAGGAGCTGCGTAAGAAGCTGTGGCTGAAGATTGCACGGCACGTGGTGCAGGAGGAGGAAGATGTGCAGACGGCCATGGCCTGCCTGGCCAGCTGCCCCCTGCTCAAGATTGAAGACGTGCTGCCTTTCTTTCCTGACTTTGTCACCATTGACCACTTCAAGGAGGCCATCTGCAGCTCACTGAAGGCCTACAACCACCACATCCAAGAGCTACAGCGAGAGATGGAAGAGGCCACAGCCAGTGCCCAGCGCATCCGGAGAGACCTGCAGGAGCTGCGGGGCCGCTATGGTACCGTGGAGCCCCAGGACAAATGTGCTACCTGCGACTTCCCCCTGCTCAACCGCCCCTTTTACCTCTTCCTCTGTGGCCACATGTTCCATGCTGACTGCCTGCTGCAGGCCGTGCGGCCCGGCCTGCCGGCCTACAAGCAGGCCCGGCTCGAGGAGCTGCAACGAAAGCTGGGGGCTGCTCCACCCCCTGCCAAGGGCTCTGCCCGGGCTAAGGAGGCTGAGGGGGGCGCTGCTGCTGGGGGGCCCAGCCGGGAACAGCTCAAGGCTGACCTGGATGAACTTGTGGCTGCTGAGTGCGTATACTGTGGGGAGCTGATGATCCGCTCTATTGACCGGCCCTTCATCGACCCCCAGCGCTACGAGGAGGAGCACCTCAGTTGGTTGTAG